One Prevotella melaninogenica DNA window includes the following coding sequences:
- a CDS encoding urocanate hydratase: MTKEEFIKDIRTGIADTLPEPQAYDPSINHAPKRKDILTQEEKKLALRNALRYFPKKFHAALAPEFAEELRQYGRIYMYRFRPTYEMYARPIDEYPHNSKQAAAIMMMIQNNLDKAVAQHPHELITYGGNGAVFQNWAQYRLVMKYLSEMTDEQTLVMYSGHPLGLFPSHKNAPRVVVTNGMVIPNYSKPDDWERDNALGVSQYGQMTAGSYMYIGPQGIVHGTTITVLNAARKRLKAGETSIKGMLFVTSGLGGMSGAQPKAGNIAGVVSITAEINPLAAQKRYDQGWVDELHTSLDELIPAALKAVEEKRTVSMAYVGNVVDLWERLAAEDVHVDLGSDQTSLHNPWAGGYYPVGLSLEESKRMMAEEPALFKEKVQESLRRQVAAINKLTAKGMYFFDYGNAFLLESSRAGADIMKADGKFRYPSYVQDIMGPMFFDYGFGPFRWVCSSGDPKDLETSDRIATEVLEEIRKTATPDIIGQLDDNIHWIKEAGKNHLVVGSQARILYADSEGRTKIALAFNEAIRKGEISRPIVLGRDHHDVSGTDSPFRETSNIYDGSQFCADMAVQNVIGDSFRGATWVSIHNGGGVGWGEVINGGFGMVIDGSEDSDRHIRQMLLWDVNNGIARRSWARNTGSIDAIRREMERTPGLCVTLPNIVDDDVINTAF, from the coding sequence ATGACAAAAGAAGAATTTATAAAAGACATTCGCACAGGCATAGCCGACACGCTACCTGAGCCACAAGCATACGACCCTTCTATCAATCACGCACCAAAGCGTAAGGATATTCTCACACAAGAAGAGAAGAAACTTGCACTACGCAATGCCCTGCGTTATTTTCCAAAGAAGTTCCATGCAGCATTAGCACCAGAGTTTGCTGAGGAATTACGCCAATATGGTCGTATCTATATGTACCGTTTTCGCCCAACATACGAGATGTATGCTCGTCCTATAGACGAATACCCTCATAACTCTAAACAGGCGGCAGCCATCATGATGATGATTCAGAACAACCTTGATAAGGCTGTTGCACAGCATCCTCATGAATTGATTACATACGGTGGTAATGGTGCCGTATTCCAGAATTGGGCACAATATCGATTGGTGATGAAGTATTTGAGTGAGATGACCGATGAACAAACATTGGTGATGTATTCTGGTCATCCGCTCGGACTCTTCCCTTCTCATAAGAATGCTCCTCGTGTAGTGGTAACAAATGGTATGGTAATACCAAACTATTCTAAGCCTGATGATTGGGAACGAGATAATGCCTTGGGTGTAAGTCAGTATGGACAGATGACCGCAGGTTCCTATATGTATATTGGTCCACAAGGTATTGTTCATGGCACAACCATCACCGTTCTAAATGCAGCACGCAAACGATTGAAGGCTGGAGAGACAAGTATAAAAGGTATGCTCTTTGTTACTTCTGGCTTAGGCGGTATGTCTGGTGCTCAACCTAAGGCTGGCAACATAGCTGGTGTAGTAAGTATTACAGCAGAAATCAACCCATTGGCAGCACAGAAACGTTATGACCAAGGTTGGGTTGACGAACTTCACACCTCTCTTGATGAACTTATCCCTGCAGCATTGAAGGCTGTTGAGGAAAAGCGTACAGTCTCTATGGCTTATGTGGGTAATGTTGTTGACCTTTGGGAACGCTTAGCAGCAGAAGATGTACACGTTGACTTAGGAAGTGATCAGACCTCCCTCCACAACCCTTGGGCAGGTGGATACTATCCAGTCGGACTTTCTTTGGAAGAATCTAAACGTATGATGGCAGAGGAACCAGCGTTGTTTAAGGAGAAAGTGCAGGAGTCTTTACGCCGTCAGGTGGCAGCTATTAACAAGCTGACAGCGAAAGGTATGTACTTCTTCGACTATGGTAATGCTTTCCTTTTAGAGTCAAGTCGTGCGGGAGCGGACATCATGAAGGCTGACGGCAAGTTCCGTTATCCTTCTTATGTACAAGATATTATGGGACCAATGTTCTTCGATTATGGCTTTGGACCATTCCGCTGGGTTTGTTCATCAGGTGACCCAAAGGACTTAGAAACATCCGACCGCATTGCAACAGAGGTATTAGAAGAAATACGCAAGACGGCAACTCCAGATATTATCGGTCAACTTGACGATAATATTCATTGGATAAAAGAAGCAGGAAAGAACCATTTAGTTGTTGGTTCTCAGGCTCGTATCCTTTATGCAGACTCGGAAGGACGTACCAAGATTGCCTTAGCTTTCAATGAAGCAATACGTAAGGGAGAAATCTCTCGGCCTATCGTTCTGGGACGTGATCACCATGATGTGTCGGGAACAGACTCTCCTTTCCGTGAGACATCTAATATATATGATGGCTCACAGTTCTGCGCTGACATGGCTGTACAGAATGTTATTGGCGACTCTTTCCGTGGTGCAACATGGGTATCTATCCACAATGGAGGCGGTGTTGGTTGGGGAGAAGTTATCAATGGTGGCTTCGGTATGGTGATTGATGGTAGCGAAGACTCTGACCGCCACATCCGTCAGATGCTCCTTTGGGATGTCAACAATGGTATTGCACGTCGTAGTTGGGCACGCAACACAGGTTCTATTGATGCTATTCGAAGAGAGATGGAACGTACACCAGGACTCTGTGTTACACTCCCTAACATTGTTGATGATGATGTTATAAACACTGCTTTTTAA
- the hutI gene encoding imidazolonepropionase — protein MKRLIVKNIGLLAGIGHEGKLCLKGKEMTELNTLPNAYLIIEDGHFANYGKMSDCPSLSDNEEVVDAEGGTILPSWCDSHTHIVYASSREQEFVDKIRGLSYAEIAKRGGGILNSADRLHELSEDELYQQAMKRVDEIIRKGTGCVEIKSGYGLNTEDELKMLRVIRRIKGTTRLKVVATFLGAHAVSREYKGRQDAYVDLIINEMIPAVGAEKLAEFIDVFCDTGFFTPKETARILKAGAAYGMRPKIHADELESSGGVEVGVEYNALSVDHLESMTEEEIEILKYSETMPTALPGTSFFLNLPFALGRKMIDQGLPLALASDYNPGSTPSGDMKFIVSLGCIKMRLMPTEAINAATLNGACAMGLSKEYGSITRGKVANFFITDTIPSIEFIPYAYTTPIVKRIFLQGEEYV, from the coding sequence ATGAAAAGACTAATAGTAAAAAACATCGGCTTACTTGCCGGTATAGGGCATGAGGGAAAACTATGTCTTAAAGGTAAAGAGATGACAGAACTAAACACGCTGCCCAATGCTTACCTTATTATAGAGGACGGACATTTTGCTAATTACGGTAAGATGAGCGATTGCCCCTCTCTCTCTGACAATGAAGAAGTTGTTGATGCCGAAGGGGGAACCATCCTTCCTTCATGGTGCGACTCTCATACCCACATCGTCTATGCAAGTAGTCGAGAGCAAGAGTTTGTTGACAAGATTCGTGGACTCAGCTATGCAGAAATTGCTAAACGTGGTGGTGGTATCCTTAACTCAGCAGATCGCCTTCATGAACTGAGCGAAGACGAACTTTATCAACAAGCGATGAAGCGTGTTGATGAGATTATTAGGAAAGGAACAGGATGTGTAGAGATAAAAAGTGGATATGGACTCAACACGGAAGATGAACTAAAGATGCTCCGTGTTATCCGTCGTATCAAAGGGACAACACGGCTGAAAGTCGTTGCAACATTCCTTGGTGCACATGCCGTTTCGCGTGAATATAAAGGTAGACAAGATGCCTACGTTGATTTAATCATCAACGAAATGATACCCGCTGTGGGTGCTGAGAAATTGGCTGAGTTCATCGATGTATTCTGTGACACGGGCTTCTTTACACCAAAAGAAACTGCACGGATTCTTAAAGCTGGTGCAGCATATGGAATGCGACCCAAGATACATGCTGACGAGTTAGAATCATCTGGTGGTGTAGAGGTTGGTGTAGAATATAACGCTCTATCAGTTGACCACTTAGAGAGTATGACTGAAGAAGAGATTGAGATTCTAAAGTATAGCGAAACAATGCCGACTGCACTCCCAGGAACCTCCTTCTTCCTCAACCTACCTTTTGCCTTAGGACGAAAGATGATAGACCAAGGACTTCCACTTGCCCTTGCAAGTGACTACAACCCAGGCTCTACCCCATCAGGAGACATGAAGTTTATCGTTTCTCTTGGCTGTATCAAGATGCGCCTAATGCCAACAGAAGCGATCAATGCTGCAACCTTGAATGGAGCATGTGCAATGGGATTGAGTAAAGAATATGGTTCTATTACACGTGGAAAGGTGGCTAACTTCTTTATTACAGACACAATCCCTTCTATAGAATTTATCCCATACGCTTATACAACCCCTATAGTAAAACGAATTTTCCTGCAAGGAGAAGAGTATGTATAG
- the hutH gene encoding histidine ammonia-lyase, with protein sequence MNKIHQISAEHLSIEQIGEIIKNGTKLELSEDARQRIIRCREYLDNKIKESETPIYGVTTGFGSLCKISIDKDSLSQLQKNLVMSHACGVGDRVPNEIVKIMLLLKIQSLSYGYSACQLKTVERLIDFFNNDIYPIVYMQGSLGASGDLVPLAHLSLPLIGMGEVEYKGEIFSGADILKKMKWEVIELVSKEGLALLNGTQNMNAFAVWALLQSERLSEWADVIGTMSLEAYDGRIEPFTHAVHAVRHHKGQINTAARIRELLEGSELIKQPKVNVQDPYSFRCMPQVHGASKDTIAYVKSVVDIEVNAATDNPTVCPDEDLVISAGNFHGEPIAQPMDFLAIALCELSNISERRIYKLVSGTRNLPSFLVAKPGVNSGFMIPQYTAASIVSQSKTYCTPASVDSIPSSQGQEDHVSMGANAATKLYQVVLNTERVLAIELFNAAQALEFRRPLKSSPMIEAIHKAYRESVPFIDTDEFMAPHIAKSVEFLRK encoded by the coding sequence ATGAACAAAATTCATCAGATCAGTGCCGAGCATCTGTCTATTGAGCAGATTGGTGAGATAATCAAGAACGGCACAAAGCTTGAACTTTCTGAAGATGCACGTCAACGAATTATTCGTTGTAGAGAGTATCTCGATAATAAGATTAAAGAATCAGAAACTCCTATCTATGGTGTGACAACAGGCTTCGGCTCTCTCTGTAAGATATCTATCGACAAGGATAGTCTTTCACAGTTGCAGAAAAACCTCGTGATGTCTCATGCTTGTGGTGTAGGCGACCGCGTTCCCAATGAGATTGTGAAGATAATGTTGCTGCTCAAGATTCAGTCGCTCAGTTACGGCTACTCAGCCTGTCAGCTGAAGACTGTCGAGCGACTGATAGACTTCTTCAACAACGACATCTATCCTATTGTATATATGCAAGGTTCGTTGGGTGCTTCAGGCGACCTCGTTCCTTTAGCTCACCTCTCTCTACCACTTATCGGTATGGGTGAAGTTGAATACAAAGGCGAAATCTTCTCTGGTGCTGACATCCTTAAAAAGATGAAATGGGAGGTTATCGAACTTGTTTCTAAAGAAGGACTTGCCTTACTCAATGGAACTCAGAATATGAATGCCTTTGCTGTATGGGCACTCTTACAAAGTGAACGTTTGAGCGAGTGGGCTGATGTTATCGGTACTATGTCTCTTGAGGCTTACGATGGACGTATTGAACCATTCACACACGCTGTTCACGCTGTTCGTCATCACAAGGGACAGATTAATACTGCAGCACGCATAAGAGAACTATTAGAAGGCAGTGAGCTTATCAAACAGCCTAAAGTCAACGTACAAGACCCTTATTCATTCCGTTGTATGCCACAGGTACATGGCGCATCAAAGGACACAATTGCCTATGTTAAGTCTGTCGTAGATATTGAAGTGAATGCTGCAACTGATAACCCAACCGTTTGTCCTGATGAAGATCTTGTTATCTCAGCAGGAAACTTCCATGGAGAACCAATTGCACAACCAATGGACTTCCTTGCTATCGCACTCTGCGAACTAAGCAATATCTCTGAACGCCGTATCTATAAGCTCGTTTCTGGCACACGAAACCTACCAAGTTTCCTTGTAGCTAAGCCTGGTGTTAACAGTGGTTTTATGATTCCACAATACACAGCAGCATCTATTGTTAGCCAGAGTAAGACTTATTGTACGCCTGCATCTGTCGACAGTATTCCATCTTCACAAGGGCAGGAAGACCATGTTAGTATGGGTGCTAATGCTGCAACAAAGCTCTATCAGGTTGTATTGAATACGGAGCGTGTACTTGCTATCGAACTCTTCAATGCTGCACAAGCACTTGAGTTCCGTCGTCCGTTGAAGTCTTCTCCTATGATTGAAGCTATCCACAAGGCATATCGTGAGAGTGTACCTTTCATTGACACAGACGAGTTTATGGCACCTCACATCGCCAAGTCTGTTGAATTCTTACGTAAATAA